The genomic interval ACAAAAGCAGTTCAGTCAGATAAGAACCATCCTGCCCTGTTATCCCTGTAATAAAAGCCCTTTTCACAATTTTTTCTCCTTAAATATTGTTTTTTTAACCTGTCTTCCATACTTGTCATCAAACCTCGCTATGTCATCCTCTCCAACATAATCTCCGTTCTGAACCTCAATTATTTCAAGAAGGTCATTGCCAGGGTTTTCAAGTCTGTGGAGCGTTGACTTCGGAACATATGCAGATTCGTTTTCACGGATTAATAGCTCCCTGTCACCTATTGTCACTTTTGCGGTTCCTTTTACAACCACCCAGTGCTCTGACCTGCGGTGATGCATCTGAAGGCTCAGTCTCTCCCGAGGGTTTACCGTTAGTCTTTTTATCTTGTAGCTGGGTCCCACTTCAAGCACTGTGTAACTTCCCCAGGGTCTATATGTCATGACATGTTCATCTGCCTCTTTCCTGTTGTCCTTTTTAAGTTTATTTACGACATCCCTTACTTTCTGCGCCTCTCCCCTTTTTGCAATAAGTATGGCATCTTCTGTCTCAACTACAAGACAATCTTCTATTCCTATGGTTGATATATGCCTCTTATTGCCAAGTATCATTGTCTTTTGGGTATCTATCGCGACAATGTCGCCTTTCTTAATATTCCCCATCTTATCCTTATCAAAAATATCATACAATGAATCCCATGAGCCTATGTCGTTCCAGTACAAATCAAGCGGCAGTGTCACAACTTTATCTGATTTTTCCATTACAGCATAATCTATGGATATCTCAGGCATCTGATTGAAGCTTGCAGCCATCTCATTAAAATTCATAGATGCAATTTTAGTTATTTCGGGAACATATCTTTTGAATTCTTTTATCATCGTGCCTATGCTGAATGCAAACATCCCTGAGTTCCAGTAATAATTACCTCTGCTTACATATCTTGCAGCTGTCTTAACATCAGGCTTTTCTACAAATCTCTCTACTTCTAAAAACTTCTGACTTCTGACTTCTGACTTCTCACTTCTCACTTTAATGTATCCGTATCCCGTCTCAGGTCGGTCGGGTCTTATCCCGAAGGTAACTATATAACCTTTCTTTGCGATCTCCTCCGCCTGTTTTAAATATCTAATGAATTTATCAACAGGCTTGATTATGTGGTCAGAAGGGGAGATGAAAACTACATCTTCTTCGTTGCAGTCTAATTTATCCAGGCAGTATTTAATCCCAAGTGCTATTGCAGGGGCTGTATTTCTGGAAACAGGCTCAAGGATAATATTATGTATAGGCAAAGGTAAAGACAAAGAATTTAAGTCTGATAGAACGTGGAATTTGTAATCACTGTTCGTCATCAGAATAATATCTTCAGCAGGCACCGCCCGCAGAAGTCTAATGATTGTCTGCTGTAAAAGAGAATGCCCGCTGTTCAGCTTCAGAAACTGTTTCGGGTAATTCTTTCTTGACAGGGGCCAAAGCCTTGTGCCGCTGCCGCCTGCGAGGATTATCGCCTTCATCGAACCTCTGCCTTCATCTTTTCCACTAAGATTTTCATGTTTTTGCACTGCTCCGCCCTTTCAGTTACATTGTAGGTAACCTACAAGGGCTCAATTGAGTTTAGAGTTATGAGTTAAGAGTTATGAGTTTCAACTTTTAACTTTCAACTTCTAACTTTAAACTGTTTCAACATTTGATGCTTCTATCTTTACGGCTACTCCCTGGCGTAAAATATCCACAGAAAGCACGAGCATATGCTGTCCTAACTTCTCAACGAGGATTCCTTCCACACCAGCAAGTGGACCATTTTTTATCCTGACCCTCTGGCCTTCCTTAAGATAGGGATAGGGGTCAAGGGCTTCTTTGCTTTCTAAAAGTCTTTTTAAAGAAATTATCTGTTCGTCAGGAATAGGTTCTGGTTCTCCAGGCTCTGAACTTAAAAGCCTTACAACTCCTTTGATTTTCAAAACACTCAATATTGCGCTCCCATCGAAAATCTGTAGAGGCTGTAGTATCCATTGTTCCTCGCTACGCTCAGGATAAACTTTTAAAGGGAATAAACTTTTTTCCCGTCAAACCCAATGGCTTTTATCCTCTGTATCTCTTTTTCATCGAGGG from Nitrospirota bacterium carries:
- a CDS encoding mannose-1-phosphate guanylyltransferase/mannose-6-phosphate isomerase, whose product is MKAIILAGGSGTRLWPLSRKNYPKQFLKLNSGHSLLQQTIIRLLRAVPAEDIILMTNSDYKFHVLSDLNSLSLPLPIHNIILEPVSRNTAPAIALGIKYCLDKLDCNEEDVVFISPSDHIIKPVDKFIRYLKQAEEIAKKGYIVTFGIRPDRPETGYGYIKVRSEKSEVRSQKFLEVERFVEKPDVKTAARYVSRGNYYWNSGMFAFSIGTMIKEFKRYVPEITKIASMNFNEMAASFNQMPEISIDYAVMEKSDKVVTLPLDLYWNDIGSWDSLYDIFDKDKMGNIKKGDIVAIDTQKTMILGNKRHISTIGIEDCLVVETEDAILIAKRGEAQKVRDVVNKLKKDNRKEADEHVMTYRPWGSYTVLEVGPSYKIKRLTVNPRERLSLQMHHRRSEHWVVVKGTAKVTIGDRELLIRENESAYVPKSTLHRLENPGNDLLEIIEVQNGDYVGEDDIARFDDKYGRQVKKTIFKEKKL